In Arthrobacter burdickii, one DNA window encodes the following:
- a CDS encoding M20 metallopeptidase family protein has protein sequence MTLSPAALLEDARSLTGDIIDLRHRLHREPELGLYLPRTQEKVLAALDGLPYEVTLGTDTTSVTAVLRGGASGADGAAPVVLLRGDMDALPVQETTGVPYSSEVDGVMHACGHDLHTAMLAGAATLLAERRGELPGDVVLMFQPGEEGHDGAGVMIREGVLGAAGRTPDAAYGLHVTSSLMPNGMLTSRGGPLMSASDALMVTVRGAGGHGSSPHSAKDPVTVAAEIVTQLQVLITRQFNMFDPVVLSVGVLKAGTQRNIIPETARIEATIRTFSTANRDRMTEAAPRLVRHIAAAHGLEAEIEYLHEYPVTITDLDETAHAEAQVAELLGAERYVTMPQPMSGSEDFSRILDAVPGSFVFLSAVPPGVEPVTAPFNHSPYAVFDDSVLADGAALYAQLAISRLLSADARREAAGG, from the coding sequence ATGACACTGTCCCCAGCGGCGCTTCTCGAGGACGCCCGGTCGCTTACCGGAGACATCATCGATCTCCGGCACCGCCTGCACCGTGAGCCGGAACTGGGCCTGTACCTGCCGCGTACCCAGGAAAAGGTGCTCGCAGCACTCGACGGGCTCCCCTACGAAGTGACCCTGGGCACGGACACGACGTCGGTCACCGCGGTCCTGCGCGGTGGGGCGTCCGGGGCGGACGGCGCCGCACCCGTGGTGCTCCTGCGCGGGGACATGGATGCGCTCCCGGTGCAGGAAACAACCGGAGTCCCGTACAGCTCCGAGGTCGACGGCGTCATGCACGCCTGCGGCCACGACCTCCACACGGCGATGCTCGCGGGCGCGGCCACCCTGCTCGCCGAGCGCCGCGGGGAGCTGCCGGGCGACGTCGTCCTCATGTTCCAACCCGGCGAGGAGGGCCACGACGGCGCGGGCGTCATGATCCGGGAAGGAGTCCTCGGCGCGGCCGGTCGGACGCCGGATGCTGCGTACGGGCTGCACGTGACGTCGTCGCTCATGCCGAACGGGATGCTCACCAGCCGCGGCGGTCCCCTGATGTCGGCGTCGGACGCCCTGATGGTGACGGTGCGCGGAGCGGGCGGGCACGGATCCTCGCCGCACTCCGCGAAGGATCCGGTGACCGTCGCCGCGGAGATCGTCACCCAACTGCAGGTCCTGATCACGCGGCAGTTCAACATGTTCGACCCCGTGGTGCTGTCCGTCGGAGTCCTGAAGGCGGGCACTCAGCGCAACATCATCCCGGAGACCGCGAGGATCGAGGCGACCATCCGGACCTTCTCCACGGCGAACCGGGACAGGATGACCGAGGCCGCCCCTCGGCTGGTGCGGCACATCGCAGCCGCCCACGGGCTGGAGGCCGAGATCGAGTACCTCCACGAGTACCCCGTCACCATCACCGACCTCGACGAGACGGCGCATGCCGAGGCCCAGGTCGCCGAACTGCTGGGCGCCGAACGGTACGTCACCATGCCGCAGCCGATGAGTGGGTCGGAGGACTTCTCCCGGATCCTCGACGCGGTGCCGGGCAGCTTCGTCTTCCTCTCGGCGGTGCCTCCCGGCGTCGAGCCGGTGACGGCGCCGTTCAACCACTCCCCCTATGCCGTCTTCGACGACAGCGTCCTCGCCGATGGCGCAGCGCTCTACGCGCAGCTCGCGATCTCCCGGCTGCTCTCGGCGGACGCACGAAGGGAAGCGGCAGGCGGCTGA
- a CDS encoding flavin reductase family protein: MTDISDLSPQRLRQVLGHFATGLTVITAATPTGPAGFTCQSFASLSLTPALVTFSPARTSSTWPLLRAAGRFTVNILSAEHQHLAGQFARSGTNKFAGVDYTTSPLGNPVLEDALAWVDCELHQEYDGGDHTIVVGSVRSLSARLDAEPLLFFKGAYVGVQSPAAVLERTA, from the coding sequence ATGACGGACATTTCGGACCTCAGCCCCCAGCGCCTCCGGCAGGTGTTGGGACACTTCGCCACCGGGCTGACCGTGATCACAGCGGCGACACCCACCGGTCCGGCCGGGTTCACCTGCCAGTCCTTCGCCTCCCTCTCGCTCACCCCGGCGCTGGTCACCTTCAGCCCGGCCCGGACCTCCAGCACCTGGCCCCTGCTGCGTGCAGCGGGGCGCTTCACCGTGAACATCCTGTCGGCAGAGCACCAGCACCTGGCCGGCCAGTTCGCACGCTCGGGTACGAACAAGTTCGCCGGCGTCGACTACACCACGTCGCCGCTGGGCAACCCCGTGCTGGAGGACGCACTCGCCTGGGTGGACTGCGAACTGCACCAGGAGTACGACGGCGGCGACCACACCATCGTGGTGGGGAGCGTCCGGTCCCTGAGCGCGCGGCTCGACGCCGAACCCCTGTTGTTCTTCAAGGGCGCCTACGTCGGAGTGCAGTCCCCGGCAGCAGTGCTGGAGAGGACTGCATGA
- a CDS encoding universal stress protein, with translation MKASQDSRATTPRPDKRVRPLVVAVRDAATGGPAVLWAARRAKSLGVPLTLVHAVPDPALMPPGSPYGDVVIRGREVLRTEASRISADFPALHVGTYLHCGDVVEALLGLAAESPLLILGSDRMDAASGEFRGSVSLQVALGSRVPVVVVPSDDGRSPGTEGTIEGTADATTDATSGGVVVGVDGSPLSGVALLRAADEAHAMGTTLTVVSAPVHGSGVPQTPVMQEGASALLLHVSTRYPHLAVRQVLDEVRDAAQALAHYGAGADLLVIGRHGRGARTGMYLGSVTHTLLLHPPCPTLVVPDPGPVPPLDGKLQEPERTPAR, from the coding sequence GTGAAGGCTTCGCAGGACAGCCGGGCAACCACCCCCCGGCCGGACAAGCGGGTCCGGCCTCTCGTGGTGGCGGTCCGCGACGCTGCGACGGGTGGCCCGGCCGTCCTGTGGGCAGCACGCCGCGCGAAGTCGCTCGGTGTTCCGCTCACCCTCGTCCATGCCGTGCCGGATCCCGCCCTGATGCCACCGGGCAGCCCCTACGGCGACGTCGTCATCCGCGGCCGTGAGGTGCTCCGGACGGAAGCGAGCCGCATCTCCGCCGACTTTCCCGCGCTGCACGTCGGGACATACCTCCACTGCGGCGATGTCGTGGAGGCGCTGCTGGGACTCGCCGCCGAATCGCCGCTGCTCATCCTGGGCTCGGACCGGATGGACGCGGCCAGCGGTGAGTTCCGGGGCTCGGTGTCCCTGCAGGTCGCCCTCGGATCACGCGTACCCGTCGTCGTCGTCCCTTCAGATGATGGGAGATCGCCGGGCACCGAGGGGACCATCGAAGGGACCGCCGACGCGACGACCGACGCGACCAGCGGGGGAGTGGTCGTCGGCGTCGATGGGTCTCCGCTGTCCGGCGTCGCCCTGCTCAGGGCGGCCGATGAGGCCCACGCGATGGGTACTACCCTGACGGTGGTGTCGGCGCCCGTCCACGGCTCGGGGGTGCCGCAGACCCCGGTGATGCAGGAGGGGGCGTCGGCACTGCTGCTCCACGTCTCCACGCGCTACCCGCACCTCGCGGTGCGCCAGGTCCTCGACGAGGTGCGCGATGCGGCGCAGGCGCTCGCACACTACGGCGCGGGTGCCGACCTCCTGGTGATCGGACGCCACGGGAGGGGAGCCCGGACGGGTATGTACCTGGGGTCGGTCACCCACACGCTGCTCCTGCACCCACCCTGCCCGACCCTGGTCGTCCCTGATCCCGGGCCCGTGCCACCACTCGACGGAAAGCTCCAGGAGCCGGAGCGGACACCCGCCCGTTGA
- a CDS encoding alpha-hydroxy acid oxidase, producing MTKRQLPVPAEMLELMQFKKIELNGKKRRLGSALTIADLRTIAKRRTPKAAFDYTDGGAEGELSLARARQAFEDIEFHPSILRPAEHVDTSVEILGGPSALPFGIAPTGFTRLMQTEGETAGAGAAAAAGIPFTLSTLGTTSIEGVKAANPNGRNWFQLYVMRQREISYELARRAGEAGFDTLMFTVDTPVAGARLRDKRNGFSIPPQLSIGTVLNAIPRPWWWIDFLTTPKLEFASLSDTGGTVGDLLNAAMDPTISYDDLAIIRDLWPGKILIKGVQNVEDSVRLVNMGVDGIILSNHGGRQLDRAPIPFHLLPQVVREVGRDATIMVDTGIMNGADIVASMALGAKFTLIGRAYLYGLMAGGREGVDRAIAILRDEIERTMRLLGVSHLGELEPRHVTQLTRLVPVGSTPSEVTRLV from the coding sequence GTGACCAAGCGCCAACTCCCCGTCCCGGCGGAAATGCTCGAGCTGATGCAGTTCAAGAAGATCGAGCTCAACGGCAAGAAACGGCGGCTGGGATCCGCGCTCACCATTGCGGACCTGCGCACCATCGCCAAGCGGCGCACCCCGAAGGCCGCCTTCGACTACACCGACGGCGGCGCCGAGGGCGAGTTGTCGCTGGCCCGGGCCCGCCAGGCGTTCGAGGACATCGAGTTCCACCCCTCGATCCTCCGCCCGGCCGAACACGTCGACACCTCGGTGGAGATCCTCGGCGGACCCAGCGCACTTCCCTTCGGTATCGCGCCGACCGGGTTCACCCGGCTCATGCAGACCGAGGGCGAGACCGCCGGCGCCGGTGCGGCGGCTGCGGCCGGCATCCCCTTCACCCTCTCGACCCTCGGCACCACCTCGATCGAAGGCGTGAAGGCAGCGAACCCGAACGGCCGCAACTGGTTCCAGCTCTACGTCATGCGCCAGCGGGAGATCTCCTACGAGCTCGCCCGCCGGGCCGGCGAAGCCGGGTTCGACACGCTCATGTTCACCGTCGACACCCCCGTTGCCGGCGCCCGCCTCCGCGACAAGCGCAACGGATTCTCCATCCCACCCCAGCTGTCCATCGGAACGGTCCTCAACGCGATTCCGCGGCCGTGGTGGTGGATCGACTTCCTGACCACCCCGAAACTGGAATTCGCGTCCCTGAGCGACACCGGTGGCACGGTGGGTGATCTGCTGAACGCGGCGATGGATCCGACCATCAGCTACGACGACCTCGCCATCATCCGCGACCTGTGGCCCGGGAAGATCCTCATCAAGGGTGTCCAGAACGTCGAGGACTCAGTGCGCCTCGTGAACATGGGGGTGGACGGGATCATCCTGTCCAACCACGGCGGCCGCCAGCTCGACCGCGCGCCCATCCCGTTCCATCTCCTGCCGCAGGTCGTCCGCGAGGTCGGCCGCGACGCCACGATCATGGTGGACACAGGCATCATGAACGGGGCGGACATCGTCGCCTCCATGGCCCTCGGCGCGAAATTCACCCTCATCGGCCGCGCCTACCTCTACGGACTCATGGCCGGCGGACGCGAAGGCGTCGACCGCGCCATCGCGATCCTGCGGGACGAGATCGAGCGCACCATGCGGTTGCTCGGTGTCTCGCACCTCGGTGAACTCGAGCCCAGGCACGTCACGCAGCTCACCCGCCTGGTACCGGTCGGTTCCACCCCCAGTGAGGTCACAAGGCTCGTCTGA
- a CDS encoding cystathionine gamma-synthase → MTKYSGFNTTAVHAGQNPDPLTGAVIPPIYQTSTFVQDGINVLRAGHEYSRGSNPTRNGFEAQLAALEHGAAAFAFASGLAAEDALLRALLRPGDHIVLGGDGYGGTNRLINGLLGPWGVANTAVDITDLAAVAAAVRPGSTALLWVETPSNPLLGIADLVGWATLAHDAGALLVVDNTFASPYLQRPLDLGADVVVHSTTKYIGGHSDVLGGAVVVADRSFRGTALAETIGYQQFAGGAVAGPQDCFLAARGLKTLGLRMERHTSNAQALAEWLRDQPGVAEVLYPGLPEHPGHALAARQMSGFGGIVSLRFRAGEAAARAFAESTRLFALSVSLGGVESLVCYCSEMTHASVRGTPLAVPTDLVRLSVGVEDLADLQEDLAAALEKTHRASRKAVALSA, encoded by the coding sequence ATGACGAAGTACTCGGGTTTCAACACGACAGCCGTCCACGCCGGGCAGAACCCCGATCCGTTGACCGGAGCGGTGATCCCGCCGATCTACCAGACCTCCACCTTCGTGCAGGACGGGATCAACGTGCTGCGCGCCGGGCACGAATACAGCCGGGGCTCCAACCCGACCCGTAACGGGTTCGAAGCCCAGTTGGCCGCCCTGGAGCACGGGGCGGCGGCCTTCGCTTTCGCCTCCGGGCTTGCGGCCGAGGATGCGCTGCTGCGGGCACTGCTGCGCCCGGGCGATCACATCGTCCTCGGCGGGGACGGCTACGGCGGCACCAACCGGCTGATCAACGGGCTGCTGGGCCCGTGGGGCGTGGCGAACACGGCCGTGGACATCACCGACCTGGCGGCGGTGGCCGCCGCGGTCCGGCCGGGCTCCACCGCACTGCTGTGGGTGGAGACGCCGTCGAACCCGCTGCTGGGCATCGCGGACCTGGTCGGCTGGGCGACGCTGGCACACGATGCCGGAGCCCTGCTCGTGGTGGACAACACGTTCGCCTCGCCCTACCTGCAGCGGCCGCTGGACCTCGGCGCGGACGTGGTGGTGCACTCGACCACCAAGTACATCGGCGGGCATTCGGACGTGCTCGGCGGAGCCGTGGTCGTAGCGGACCGTTCTTTCCGCGGCACCGCGCTGGCCGAGACCATCGGCTACCAGCAGTTCGCCGGCGGCGCGGTCGCCGGGCCGCAGGACTGCTTCCTGGCCGCCCGCGGGCTGAAGACCCTCGGCCTGCGCATGGAGCGACACACCTCCAACGCCCAGGCCCTCGCCGAATGGCTCCGGGACCAGCCCGGCGTCGCGGAGGTGCTCTACCCCGGCCTGCCCGAGCACCCGGGCCATGCCCTGGCGGCGCGCCAGATGTCGGGCTTCGGCGGGATCGTCTCGCTGCGCTTCAGAGCAGGAGAGGCTGCCGCACGGGCCTTCGCCGAATCGACCCGGCTCTTCGCGCTCTCCGTGAGTCTGGGCGGGGTGGAATCGCTGGTCTGCTACTGCTCGGAGATGACCCACGCCTCGGTACGGGGTACCCCGCTGGCGGTGCCCACCGACCTGGTCCGGCTGTCCGTCGGCGTCGAGGACCTGGCAGACCTGCAGGAGGACCTGGCCGCCGCGCTGGAGAAGACCCATCGGGCGTCCAGGAAAGCCGTGGCTCTCAGCGCCTGA